The window AACCATCGACAACGACATCGTCGGGACGGACATGACGTTCGGTTTCGACACGGCGGTGACGATCGCCACCGACGCCATAGACCGTCTGCATACCACCGCGGAGTCCCACCACCGGGTGATGGTCATCGAAGTGATGGGCAGGCATACGGGCTGGATCGCTATCAAGTCGGGTATCGCCGGCGGGGCGGACTGCATTCTGATCCCGGAGGTGCCGATGGACCTGGACGATGTCTGCGCGCTCGTCAAACAGCGCATCGACCGGGGCAAGACCTTCAGCCTCGTCGTGGTCGCGGAGGGTTTCACGATGAAGGACACCCCGGGCCATGTAACCCAGGATGACCAGGTCGATGAGTTCGGGCACGTACGCCTCGGCGGCATCGGAGAAGTGGTCGGCGCCGAGATCGAACGCCGGGCGCAGATCGAAACCCGGGTGACGATTCTGGGTTACATTCAGCGCGGAGGATCTCCCACGCCCTACGACCGGGTACTGGCGACGAGATACGGGGTTACCGCGGCCGACCTGGTGCACAGCGGGGATTTCGGCAAGATGGTGGCG of the Gemmatimonadota bacterium genome contains:
- a CDS encoding ATP-dependent 6-phosphofructokinase, with the translated sequence MHIGILTGGGDCPGLNAAIRAVTRRSIKTYGSTVVGIRNGWAGLINNDTSPLSLASVSGILHRGGTILGTSRTNPMKDEGNVERIKENVRKLGLEAVVAIGGEDTLGAAAALNEAGIPMVGLPKTIDNDIVGTDMTFGFDTAVTIATDAIDRLHTTAESHHRVMVIEVMGRHTGWIAIKSGIAGGADCILIPEVPMDLDDVCALVKQRIDRGKTFSLVVVAEGFTMKDTPGHVTQDDQVDEFGHVRLGGIGEVVGAEIERRAQIETRVTILGYIQRGGSPTPYDRVLATRYGVTAADLVHSGDFGKMVALKGAKIGTVPLSEVTGRIRTVDMELYEIAQVFFG